From the genome of Mycobacterium kansasii ATCC 12478:
GAGTGTGACGGTCAACGTGATCAACGGTCCGAACCTGGGCCGGCTGGGCCAGCGCGAGCCCGCCGTCTACGGCAGCACCACCCATGCTGAACTGGCCGCCCTGGTCGAGCGGGAGGCCGCCGAACTCGGACTCAAAGCCGTTGTGCGGCAAAGCGATAGCGAAGCTCAACTGTTGGAATGGATTCATCGGGCAGCCGACGCCGCAGAGCCGGTGATTCTCAATGCCGGCGGACTGACGCACACCTCGGTGGCGTTACGCGACGCCTGCGCGGAATTGAGCGCGCCCCTGATCGAGGTACATATCTCCAATGTCCATGCCCGCGAGGAGTTCCGGCGGCACTCCTACCTCAGCCCGGTCGCCACCGGAGTGATCGTCGGCCTCGGCGTCCAGGGCTACCTGCTCGCCCTGCGCTACCTGGCGAACGCCGCCGAACGCTAATCCTGTTTGGGCTTGTGATCCGGCTTGGTTTCGTCGTGGTCGAGGCGGATCGCCTCGGTGCGTGCCTCGGAGTCGCTGGTGGGGATCGTCTCGGTGGGCGCCTCGGACTCGCCGGTGCGGATCACCTCGGTCGGGGACTCCTGCTCCGCGGTGGCGATCGTCTCGGTGGGTGCTTCGCGTTCGACGGTGGCAACCGCGGTGGGTGCGGTGGCTTGGGACTCGGACCGGGGGGCATGGATCTCCCCGGTCGGCGT
Proteins encoded in this window:
- the aroQ gene encoding type II 3-dehydroquinate dehydratase; the protein is MSVTVNVINGPNLGRLGQREPAVYGSTTHAELAALVEREAAELGLKAVVRQSDSEAQLLEWIHRAADAAEPVILNAGGLTHTSVALRDACAELSAPLIEVHISNVHAREEFRRHSYLSPVATGVIVGLGVQGYLLALRYLANAAER